The Quercus lobata isolate SW786 chromosome 4, ValleyOak3.0 Primary Assembly, whole genome shotgun sequence genome segment aataGTATGTTTGGATAgcctttgtttaaaaaaatagtgtttttaaaacataccttgttttaaaaagtgttgttttagtgtaaattccaaaaaatgacTTAATGTTaccttgtcaattttttttcttccaataaTCATCATTTTTGTAAaggaaaatttcaaatcaaCATCAAcaagaatgatgatgatgacaacaatgataatgatgatgatcaAATTCAGAGAGAGAAACATCTCTCTTTGCTCtcgtttttgaaaaatatgaattgCCATGAAAAAGAGTTCAGATCCCTTCTCAATGCCATCCAAGGTGTATACGTGTTCCATGACATTACAAATAGAACTACCCAGCTCAACTAAAAAGACTGAGTTCCTTGACTCCACAATATGACACATACAACTAAGTTGTTGTGTCACCTTTATTGTTGCTCCACCTTTCTTCCCTTTGCCTTGTGTGGATGATGGCAAAGCTAGATTCTTTCCTTTGTCTTGTGCTAGTTGTAGAGGGTTAAGTGGCTGTTTAGGGTTAGGAGTCTCAACTTCATTAgaatcatcatcattatctGGAGAAGATGA includes the following:
- the LOC115984809 gene encoding uncharacterized protein LOC115984809; its protein translation is MTSASNVELLNIMFKDIAAIGELAWTPTSNMLPDDIERRKEGLSEMSTDSSSPDNDDDSNEVETPNPKQPLNPLQLAQDKGKNLALPSSTQGKGKKGGATIKVTQQLSCMCHIVESRNSVFLVELGSSICNVMEHVYTLDGIEKGSELFFMEDLSL